The nucleotide window ACAGATTTATATAAATCCCTTCAAACCTATAAAGGGTTATTTTTCATCTTTCTAACCTCAATTTTATTATTTAAATTGATTCAAAACAGTTATTCTAAAATACAAACCTTAGACAGCCAGCTTCAAAATAGTCTCTTAGAGTTAAAGTATAACCAAGTAGAGATAAGTCATATGAACAATACCATAGATAGACTATTTAATATTTCTTTAAAGATGCTTGGTCCGAATAAGTATAGCGAAAAAATATTTATAAAAAAAATATTTAGGATTGCTTCAAAGTTAGTCTCAAGTAGTGACCTTGGGAGTGCTTTTGTTGTCAGAGAAGGGAAGGTAAAATTTATAGACTCTATAGGATTTAATCTGGATGAATTAAATGAAATGCCCGCAGATATAAATCTTTATCGCTTCTCCTCAGAAAGTATAATCGTTAATAGAAACTGTGAAAAAGAAATTAAAAAGAAACTAAAGAATAAAAATTCCTTATTAAAAGATGTGAAAGAATCTATATATATAGGGATATATACCGATAAAAATATTATCGGAGGTTTTAGCTTGGATATAAGTAAGAGTTCTAATAAATTTTTTACAGATAAAACCATCTATAAAATTCAAATGATTCAAAAACTTTCCAATGAGTTTTATAAACTAAAAAAGGTTAATGATTATAGATTTGAAGTACAAAATGATGTTGTCCAGTCTTTTATAACAGCCTTGGAATTTCACGACCACTATACAAAAGGACATTCAGAGGAAGTGGCATTATACAGTGTTAAAATTGGTAATTTACTGGATTTAGATGACAAACAGCTAGAGGATCTGTATTGGGCTGCAGTTATGCATGATATTGGTAAGATAATAATACCTACTACTATCCTAAATAAAAGGGAAAGACTGAGCAGCTCGGAATTTGAAATTATAAAAAAACACTCTGTAATAGGCAGTAATATAGTATCACAGAGTGATACATTAAAAGATATCTCTAAATATATCTTGCATCATCATGAACGTTGGGACGGAATGGGATATCCTAAAGGACTCAAGGGAGATGAGATACCTTTCATATCCCAAATTATATCTGTGGCAGACTCCTGGCATGCCATGACTTCGGACAGACCATATAAAAAAAAGTTATCTTATGATGAAGGAATAGAGGAGCTTATAAGAAACAGGGGCATACAGTTCTCTCCTGTAGTTATAGATGTATTTATGGGAAATATAGATTATTTTATTGGTTAGAATATAAGAAAACAAAAAGATAACTTGTTGAGTTTTCAAAAATAAAAAATACGCGGAGATAATCATGGCAAAATTAAACTTTCAAAAAATTAAATACAAATTAAAATATATATTAATTTTTTTTATTCCTATAATCATTACTGGAGTTTGGATCTTATTTACAAT belongs to Fusobacteria bacterium ZRK30 and includes:
- a CDS encoding HD-GYP domain-containing protein, with the translated sequence MKINLKEPLKIVGCYIFFSVLWVLFSDEILHQIKQGTDLYKSLQTYKGLFFIFLTSILLFKLIQNSYSKIQTLDSQLQNSLLELKYNQVEISHMNNTIDRLFNISLKMLGPNKYSEKIFIKKIFRIASKLVSSSDLGSAFVVREGKVKFIDSIGFNLDELNEMPADINLYRFSSESIIVNRNCEKEIKKKLKNKNSLLKDVKESIYIGIYTDKNIIGGFSLDISKSSNKFFTDKTIYKIQMIQKLSNEFYKLKKVNDYRFEVQNDVVQSFITALEFHDHYTKGHSEEVALYSVKIGNLLDLDDKQLEDLYWAAVMHDIGKIIIPTTILNKRERLSSSEFEIIKKHSVIGSNIVSQSDTLKDISKYILHHHERWDGMGYPKGLKGDEIPFISQIISVADSWHAMTSDRPYKKKLSYDEGIEELIRNRGIQFSPVVIDVFMGNIDYFIG